The DNA sequence AGAGGCCATTGGACAGGGGCAGGACAAAAGGCGCGGGTGGAGCGGCGGCGAGGAGCAGGGATAAGAGGAAGGCCTTCAAACGGGCAGGGTAACACAGCAAGGGAAGACCGGAGCCGCAGGGTGGATCACGTTGGGGGCATGCCACCCTGCGGCCGGATCTACTCCGGATCAGCCCATCGGCCAGCTATTCACTTGGGAGGGCTAACGGCAAGCTTACTGACTGGTCCGGGAGCGCATTGCCTGAGGACCACCGCGGCTCATTCCCATGCCGCCGGGGCCGTGAGGCGTTGAATCGAACTTGGTCTGTTGATCGGGTGTCAGGATCGCATAGAGGGCGGCTTCCGCCTTGGTCTGGATGGCCAGCACCTGGCCATTGACGGTGCCGATCTGAGCGGCCGTGGCGTCGATGGTGCCGGTGTTGTTGGTCTTGACCGCGGCCGACAGTGTTTCCTGCAGGGTCGAGAGGTTGGCGCGCGCGGTTTCGGCCGCCGTTTCCGCGTCGGTGTAGATGGTCGTCGCCGAGGCTTTCTGGGTGTCGGTCAAACCGAGCCGTTTGGTGAGCATCTCGACGCGGAACTGGATTCGGGTGGCGGGATCCGCCTGGTTGCCTCCGCCCATGCGGCCCATGCCGGGGCCTTGCGCGAAGACGAGCGCCGAGGTGAGAGCCGCGGCGGTGAAGAATCTGCTGAGTTTGTTCATCTGGTTGCCTTGAACCTCACAACCATAGAACGCTGATTTCCGGAATGGGGTTGCTCCGGATGAGGTAAAGGATTGTTAAGTGCTGACTATCGAGCGATGTACGTCGACGGCTAGCGCTTCTTCAAGGTCACCGCCAGGCCGCCGCCCTGGCTGTAAACCAGGGTTTCGAGATCGGCCCGCGCGTTGACGGTT is a window from the uncultured Paludibaculum sp. genome containing:
- a CDS encoding Spy/CpxP family protein refolding chaperone, whose protein sequence is MNKLSRFFTAAALTSALVFAQGPGMGRMGGGNQADPATRIQFRVEMLTKRLGLTDTQKASATTIYTDAETAAETARANLSTLQETLSAAVKTNNTGTIDATAAQIGTVNGQVLAIQTKAEAALYAILTPDQQTKFDSTPHGPGGMGMSRGGPQAMRSRTSQ